Proteins encoded by one window of Lepeophtheirus salmonis chromosome 3, UVic_Lsal_1.4, whole genome shotgun sequence:
- the LOC121115307 gene encoding uncharacterized protein, which produces MEAPEGTHLFPLSPTTRRRHRGRGGVLDNMTASTITNNPSFLATTPDHDSDVCMLTPSPDEMVIQARGRRSTPLIFSPDVHLTPYRGKRATSGRLLLLPTRSSPRKRLTLTDSPPSPVKRSPITKKFRLESVESVSCALKGLSPDQLVSLVSRLMEKKPELAEDIRQIMPSPDLAPCEERLNYLKRNVYKALPNTRLESKTDSMAYNRVATHLLAFKKTLIDQGKVLLEANQWPALLDYSLMAWAYVRTTPVWDNPPHNNIRKQCFKSLSANCMHSLKRGEWSDEVYLDIKNKMIPLKQDSEEIITCLKYIDQLYNM; this is translated from the exons atggaagcTCCGGAAGGAACGCACTTGTTTCCTCTCTCGCCTACAACTCGGCGAAGACATCGTGGAAGAGGTGGAGTGCTGGATAATATGACTGCCTCTACCATCACCAACAATCCATCCTTCCTCGCCACGACTCCGGATCATG ATTCTGATGTCTGTATGCTGACTCCAAGCCCTGACGAAATGGTGATTCAGGCCCGTGGCCGTCGTTCCACTCCCCTCATTTTTAGTCCTGATGTCCATTTAACCCCTTATAGAGGTAAACGAGCCACTTCTGGAAGACTCCTTCTCCTACCCACTCGATCTTCACCTCGTAAACGACTCACACTCACAGATTCTCCTCCCAGTCCCGTTAAAAGGAGTCCCATCACCAAGAAATTCCGGCTGGAGTCAGTGGAATCTGTTTCATGTGCACTGAAAGGCTTATCCCCGGATCAATTGGTCTCTCTTGTCTCCAGACTCATGGAGAAGAAGCCAGAGCTTGCAGAAGATATACGACAAATAATGCCGTCCCCGGATCTCGCTCCCTGTGAAGAACGCCTCAACTACTTAAAGCGCAATGTCTATAAAGCCCTCCCCAATACTCGTTTAGAGTCTAAAACGGACTCCATGGCTTATAATCGAGTCGCCACTCATTTGcttgcttttaaaaaaacacttattgATCAAGGAAAGGTGCTTCTTGAGGCCAATCAATGGCCTGCACTCCTGGATTACTCTCTTATGGCATGGGCTTATGTACGGACAACTCCGGTATGGGATAATCCTCCTCACAATAATATTCGAAAGCAATGCTTTAAATCCTTATCTGCTAATTGCATGCACTCTTTAAAGAGGGGAGAGTGGAGCGATGAGGTTTACCTTGACATAAAGAACAA aatgattcCACTCAAGCAGGACTCAGAAGAAATTATCACGTGCTTGAAATACATTGACCAATTatacaatatgtaa
- the LOC121115309 gene encoding transient receptor potential cation channel subfamily A member 1, whose translation MKEVEDGINKEALFYKEDSEQDDKSTRTSAISISSSRSSSASTNKSKKISPKVEAAFQIMGESKSSELIMKHLDQHYLWQKSAISGKTAFHHILTNPSTNGISLASQKLDKCIEISNIDGKTEGGNNIVMNLEQIDVNIIRDILHYKSNGNVMKLLEHPTLRTFIKMKWRKVKWFFFLNFLIYLIFLLIYSAFLGDIFYRPSNKKVSLNVEDLTLNDGGGFCVPVTSLRRSFGDVDVSAGAGSPFLFPKDEEFEKQKKLRLKSTFSRCKAPKNEKGLSSYKKLVCSIEIGLTICLVFLFLQEVIQLLALRPKSYFREFENWLELTIIAIVSFSLITQRDVETFKWLSAIGICLSYLELIFLMGRYPLLGGRISLMFYSITKHLYRSVLTLVVLIVGFAFGFFIISHSKPNDHFENPIKAILKTLVMTLGEFEFNELYVAHEKDMVSLAFTMVLLVGLIFIGSLVLINLLVAIIVSDLSELRHIGMMQELINKAQQIILVEGLISYLSDSGSKLIEVDKKVSICGHFVCNCKSESMNEIEDIRIILKKRKLRKELRNLTCKTKSQFAEIAEDILNNEVLRNIIIDQRL comes from the exons ATGAAGGAAGTCGAAGACGGAATTAATAAAGAAg CTTTATTCTATAAGGAAGACTCTGAACAAGATGACAAAAGTACGAGAACATCCGCGATATCTATTTCTTCATCAAGGAGTTCTTCAGCAAGTACtaataagagtaaaaaaattagtccCAAGGTGGAAGCGGCATTTCAGATCATGGGGGAAAGTAAAAGTTCTGAGCTGATTATGAAACACTTGGATCAACATTACTTAT GGCAAAAGTCTGCAATAAGCGGAAAAACGGCTTTTCATCATATACTCACCAATCCATCCACTAATGGGATTTCCTTAGCCTCACAAAAATTGGACAAATGTATAGAAATCTCAAATATTGATGGAAAAACTGAGGGAGGTAATAATATTGTGATGAATCTCGAACAAATCGATGTGAATATCATTAGAGATATCCTACATTACAAGTCAAATGGCAACGTCATGAAACTTCTTGAGCATCCAACGCTTAGaacctttataaaaatgaaatggagAAAAGTCAAGTGGTTCTTTTTTCtgaatttcttaatatatttgatatttctatTGATTTACTCTGCGTTTTTGGGTGATATTTTTTATCGACCCTCAAACAAGAAAGTGTCACTCAACGTTGAAGACCTTACACTCAATGATGGAGGCGGCTTTTGTGTTCCTGTAACAAGTTTAAGGAGGAGTTTTGGAGACGTTGATGTTTCTGCAGGTGCAGGAAgtccttttctttttccaaaagacGAAGAATTTGAAAAGCAAAAGAAACTTCGTCTCAAATCAACCTTCTCTCGATGTAAAGCTCCGAAAAACGAAAAAGGATTATCTTCATATAAGAAGCTCGTTTGCTCAATTGAAATTGGTCTCACTATAtgccttgtttttttgtttctacaaGAAGTTATACAACTACTTGCTCTTCGTCCTAAATCTTATTTCCGAGAATTCGAAAATTGGCTAGAATTAACCATTATCGCAATAGTATCTTTCTCCCTAATAACCCAACGTGATGTAGAAACTTTCAAATGGCTCTCTGCTATAGGAATTTGTCTTTCATATCTAGAGCTTATATTTTTGATGGGTCGCTATCCACTCCTTGGAGGCAGAATAAGTCTCATGTTCTACAGCATAACAAAACATCTTTATCGAAGTGTACTAACATTGGTTGTATTAATAGTTGGTTTCGCCTTTgggttttttatcatttcacaCTCAAAGCCAAATGATCATTTTGAGAATCCAATCAAGGCCATTTTAAAAACTCTTGTAATGACGTTAGGAGAGTTTGAGTTTAATGAACTCTATGTTGCCCATGAAAAAGATATGGTATCTTTGGCGTTCACAATGGTCTTATTGGTGGGTCTGATATTCATTGGAAGTCTCGTACTCATCAATTTACTAGTCGCAATAATTGTTTCCGATCTTAGCGAATTGAGACACATTGGGATGATGCAAGAACTTATTAATAAAGCACAACAAATCATTTTAGTTGAAGGTTTGATATCGTATCTTTCTGACTCGGGTTCAAAGTTAATTGAAGTTGACAAAAAGGTCAGTATTTGTGGACACTTTGTTTGCAACTGTAAATCTGAGTCCATGAATGAAATTGAGGACATTcgtataattttaaagaaaaggaaattaaggAAAGAGTTACGAAATTTAACCTGCAAGACAAAAAGCCAATTTGCAGAAATAGCTgaggatattttaaataatgaagtgctccgaaatattattattgatcagAGGTTGTGA
- the LOC121115310 gene encoding glycerol-3-phosphate dehydrogenase [NAD(+)], cytoplasmic, with the protein MVLKVCMIGSGNFASALVINVGDNVKANPETFDPIVNMWVFEEDINGRKLTEIINEEHENVKYLPGIKLPSNVKAVPDVLEAAEGADIYIFCLPHQFVSKSCSVLKSQVKAGAIGISLIKGFQIKDGELILMSEEISNMLNGMPVSVLMGANLATEIAEGKFCESTIGCKSYENGKTFRSLFQTNIFRTQIVEGDRITVEMCGGLKNIIAVGAGFSDGMKMGNNTKAAIIRMGIMEMIEFVKLYEPNTQISTYLESCGVADIMTTAYGGRNRALSEEFAKQYPNNSFEDLEKEMLNGQKLQGPLTAKEVANVIKTKKLEKKFPLFVTINAICEKEIPPQDLLESVQFTTYKFVK; encoded by the exons ATGGTTCTCAAGGTTTGCATGATTGGCTCTGGCAATTTTGCCAGTGCTTTGGTTATAAATGTTGGGGATAATGTCAAGGCAAACCCTGAAACATTTGATCCAATTGTCAACATGTGGGTCTTTGAGGAGGATATTAATGGACGTAAATTAACGGAAATAATCAATGAAGAACatgaaaatgttaaatatttgcCAGGAATAAAGCTTCCCTCCAATGTAAAGGCCGTTCCAGACGTTTTGGAAGCGGCTGAAGGAGccgatatttatattttttgtcttccaCATCAATTTGTTTCGAA atcttgtTCAGTTTTGAAAAGTCAAGTCAAGGCAGGAGCCATTGGAATCTCCTTGATTAAAGGCTTTCAAATCAAAGATggagaattaattttaatgtctGAAGAAATCAGTAATATGCTCAATGGGATGCCAGTGAGTGTTTTGATGGGAGCAAACTTAGCTACAGAAATCGCAGAGGGTAAATTTTGTGAATCGACCATCGGATGTAAAAGCTACGAAAATGGAAAAACTTTTCGCTCACTTTTTCAGACCAATATTTTCCGAACACAGATAGTGGAGGGGGATCGAATAACTGTGGAAATGTGTGGAGGTCTCAAGAATATAATTGCTGTTGGAGCTGGATTCTCTGATGGAATGAAGATGGGTAACAATACAAAAGCAGCAATTATTCGAATGGGTATCATGGAAATGATTGAATTTGTCAAACTCTATGAGCCAAATACACAAATTAGTACATATTTAGAAAGTTGCGGAGTTGCCGACATTATGACTACGGCCTACGGGGGTCGTAATCGAGCTTTGTCGGAAGAGTTTGCTAAGCAATATCCGAATAATTCTTTTGAAGATTTGGAAAAGGAAATGCTCAATGGTCAGAAGCTTCAAGGTCCACTCACTGCCAAGGAAGTGGCTAATGTtatcaaaaccaaaaaattggaaaaaaa ATTCCCTTTATTTGTCACTATCAATGCAATTTGCGAGAAGGAAATTCCTCCACAAGATCTCTTGGAAAGTGTCCAATTTACTACCTATAAATTTgttaagtag